One segment of Sinorhizobium sp. BG8 DNA contains the following:
- a CDS encoding aldo/keto reductase, which translates to MSNQTTIPFNDGKSIPQVGLGVWQTPNDVAVTAVEAAISAGYRHVDTAAIYGNEEGVGQGIRKSGVDRKEIFLTTKLWNDDQGFDSTLKAFDQSLKRLGTDYVDLYLIHWPSPQRGRYVETWKAFVRLKEEGRARSIGVSNFYPEHIARIIGESGVTPVINQIELHPDFQQKAARAAHEKLGIVTQSWSPLGQGALLSNSVIGAIAGKHGRTPAQVIIRWHIDNGLVVIPKSVTPSRIAENFQVFDFKLDADDLAAIAKLENAGGRIGPDPNTATF; encoded by the coding sequence GTGAGCAATCAAACGACCATCCCCTTCAACGATGGAAAATCGATACCGCAGGTCGGCCTTGGCGTGTGGCAAACGCCCAACGATGTCGCGGTGACGGCGGTCGAAGCCGCCATTTCAGCGGGCTATCGCCACGTCGATACCGCCGCCATCTATGGGAACGAGGAAGGCGTCGGCCAGGGCATCCGCAAATCGGGCGTGGATCGCAAGGAGATCTTCCTCACGACGAAGCTCTGGAATGACGATCAGGGTTTCGATTCAACACTCAAGGCGTTCGACCAGAGCCTGAAGCGACTGGGCACGGACTATGTCGATCTTTACCTCATTCACTGGCCTTCGCCGCAGCGTGGCCGATACGTGGAAACGTGGAAGGCCTTCGTTCGCCTGAAAGAGGAGGGCAGGGCTCGCTCCATCGGTGTCTCCAACTTCTATCCGGAGCATATCGCGCGCATCATCGGCGAGAGCGGCGTGACCCCGGTCATAAACCAGATCGAGCTTCATCCGGACTTCCAGCAGAAGGCGGCACGAGCGGCGCATGAAAAGCTCGGCATCGTCACGCAATCCTGGAGCCCGCTCGGACAGGGCGCCCTCCTTTCGAACAGCGTCATTGGCGCGATCGCCGGCAAACACGGCCGCACGCCTGCCCAGGTCATCATCCGGTGGCATATCGACAACGGCCTGGTGGTCATTCCGAAGTCGGTGACGCCTTCGCGTATTGCCGAGAATTTCCAGGTCTTCGATTTCAAGCTCGACGCGGACGACCTCGCGGCAATCGCCAAGCTGGAAAATGCGGGCGGCCGCATCGGACCTGACCCGAACACGGCAACGTTCTGA
- a CDS encoding cyclic nucleotide-binding domain-containing protein gives MALNDDIALFSKVPLFSGLSEDKLRLMAFGAERRRIVEGQTLFREGTSADCGFVIASGLFRLTSMARDGSPRDEGKAGAGTLLSELAMISAVERKYTAVAEEDSDVIRINRPLFRRMLEEYPDVAVIVEARIRANLEAMIGRVSSTAHRFA, from the coding sequence TTGGCTCTCAACGACGATATCGCCCTATTCTCGAAGGTACCGCTTTTCTCGGGCCTGTCGGAAGACAAGCTGCGGCTGATGGCCTTCGGTGCCGAGCGGCGGCGGATCGTTGAGGGGCAGACGCTGTTTCGCGAGGGAACCTCGGCTGACTGCGGCTTTGTCATCGCGAGCGGCCTGTTCCGCCTCACGTCGATGGCACGCGACGGCTCGCCCCGCGACGAAGGAAAGGCTGGTGCCGGCACGTTACTCTCCGAACTTGCGATGATTTCTGCGGTCGAGCGCAAGTACACGGCGGTTGCGGAGGAAGACAGCGATGTCATCCGCATCAACCGGCCGCTCTTTCGTCGGATGCTCGAGGAGTATCCAGACGTGGCCGTGATTGTAGAGGCGCGCATCCGCGCCAATCTGGAAGCCATGATCGGCAGGGTCAGCAGCACCGCCCACCGCTTCGCCTGA
- a CDS encoding outer membrane lipoprotein carrier protein LolA produces MTKTETRGPAIEPGRAGLTRRDFVGLVAFVLAVGSSAFRPDEAEAQVSGAAQKIADHFASVKTMMGEFVQFGPRGEQTGGKFYIDRPGKIRFNYEDPSPMRVISDGKSVVIGNRKLKTWDIYPLSKTPLKLLLAEKIDLSAKMVRNVKEEADLTTIVLGDKSMFGDSTITMMFDPKSYDLRQWTITDAQGKDTSVMIFNVKTGVELAPRIFDIPYDEIRK; encoded by the coding sequence ATGACCAAAACCGAAACGCGCGGCCCCGCCATTGAACCTGGTCGCGCTGGCCTCACGCGGCGCGATTTCGTTGGTCTTGTCGCTTTCGTGCTCGCCGTCGGCTCATCGGCATTCCGGCCGGACGAAGCTGAGGCGCAGGTTTCGGGTGCGGCGCAGAAGATCGCCGATCATTTCGCCTCCGTGAAGACCATGATGGGCGAGTTCGTCCAGTTCGGTCCGCGGGGAGAGCAGACCGGCGGCAAGTTCTACATCGACCGCCCCGGCAAGATCCGTTTCAACTATGAAGATCCGTCGCCCATGCGTGTCATCTCCGACGGCAAATCCGTGGTGATCGGCAATCGCAAGCTGAAGACCTGGGATATCTATCCCCTCTCGAAAACGCCGCTGAAGCTTCTGCTTGCGGAGAAGATCGACCTTTCGGCCAAGATGGTGCGCAACGTCAAGGAAGAGGCAGACCTCACCACCATCGTGCTCGGCGACAAGAGCATGTTCGGCGATTCCACCATCACCATGATGTTCGATCCGAAGAGCTACGACCTGCGCCAGTGGACGATCACGGATGCACAGGGCAAGGATACCTCGGTGATGATCTTCAACGTGAAGACCGGAGTGGAACTCGCCCCCCGCATCTTCGACATACCCTACGACGAGATTCGCAAGTAA
- the leuC gene encoding 3-isopropylmalate dehydratase large subunit, whose amino-acid sequence MSAPRTLYDKIFDDHIVSRQDDGTCLLYIDRHLVHEVTSPQAFEGLRMAGRKVRAPQKTLAVVDHNVPTTLDRYEGIKNEESRIQVEALAHNAAEFGVEYFSEHDKRQGIVHIVGPEQGFTLPGMTIVCGDSHTSTHGAFGALAHGIGTSEVEHVLATQTLIQKKAKNMLVRVDGQLPPHVTAKDIILAIIGEIGTAGGTGHVIEFAGEAIRSLSMEGRMTVCNMTIEGGARAGLIAPDEKTFEYIKDKPLAPKGAALDQALEYWKTLKSDEGAHYDRVVVLDAANLPPIVSWGSSPEDVTSVQGAVPNPDDIQDENKRTSKWRALDYMGLKPGTPITDIAIDRVFIGSCTNGRIEDLREVAKVVEGKTVASTVNAMIVPGSGLVKEQAEAEGLDKIFKDAGFDWREPGCSMCLAMNDDRLKPGERCASTSNRNFEGRQGFKGRTHLVSPAMAAAAAIAGHFVDIREWK is encoded by the coding sequence ATGAGCGCACCCCGTACCCTCTACGACAAGATTTTCGACGACCACATCGTCAGCCGCCAGGATGACGGAACCTGTCTTCTCTACATCGACCGTCATCTCGTCCACGAAGTGACGTCGCCGCAGGCCTTCGAAGGTCTGCGCATGGCCGGCCGCAAGGTTCGCGCCCCGCAGAAGACGCTGGCGGTCGTGGACCACAACGTACCGACCACGCTTGACCGCTACGAAGGCATCAAGAACGAGGAAAGCCGCATCCAGGTCGAGGCGCTCGCCCATAACGCTGCCGAATTTGGCGTTGAATACTTTTCCGAGCACGACAAGCGCCAGGGCATCGTCCACATCGTCGGTCCGGAGCAGGGCTTTACGCTGCCGGGCATGACCATCGTCTGCGGTGACAGCCACACCTCCACGCACGGCGCTTTCGGCGCGCTGGCGCACGGCATCGGCACGTCGGAAGTCGAGCACGTGCTCGCCACTCAGACGCTGATCCAGAAGAAGGCGAAGAACATGCTGGTGCGCGTCGATGGCCAGCTTCCGCCGCACGTGACCGCCAAGGACATCATCCTTGCCATCATCGGTGAAATCGGCACCGCCGGCGGTACCGGCCACGTCATCGAATTTGCCGGCGAAGCGATCCGGTCGCTTTCGATGGAAGGCCGCATGACGGTCTGCAACATGACGATCGAAGGCGGTGCACGCGCAGGCCTGATCGCCCCGGACGAGAAGACCTTCGAATACATCAAGGACAAGCCGCTCGCTCCGAAGGGTGCGGCGCTCGACCAGGCCCTCGAATATTGGAAGACCCTCAAGTCGGACGAAGGCGCACATTACGACCGCGTGGTGGTGCTCGATGCCGCCAACCTGCCGCCGATCGTATCCTGGGGATCTTCGCCCGAAGACGTGACCTCGGTTCAGGGTGCGGTTCCCAATCCGGATGACATCCAGGACGAAAACAAGCGTACGTCGAAGTGGCGCGCACTGGACTACATGGGCCTGAAGCCGGGGACGCCGATCACCGATATCGCGATCGACCGCGTGTTCATCGGCTCCTGCACAAACGGCCGCATCGAGGACCTGCGCGAAGTCGCCAAGGTCGTCGAGGGCAAGACCGTCGCCTCGACCGTCAACGCCATGATCGTTCCGGGCTCCGGCCTCGTGAAGGAGCAAGCGGAGGCGGAAGGCCTGGACAAGATCTTCAAGGACGCAGGATTCGACTGGCGGGAACCGGGTTGCTCGATGTGCCTCGCCATGAACGACGACCGACTGAAGCCGGGTGAACGCTGTGCGTCCACGTCGAACCGCAACTTCGAAGGCCGTCAGGGCTTCAAGGGCCGGACACACCTGGTATCGCCGGCAATGGCAGCCGCCGCCGCGATCGCCGGCCACTTCGTTGACATCCGCGAGTGGAAGTAA
- a CDS encoding exodeoxyribonuclease III — MALSIATWNINSVRLRMPLVEHFLKTHAPDILCLQETKCPNDLFPSKPLRALGYEHIVIHGQKGYHGVATISRLPLTELVERRDYCGVGDARHVSVVFNHGGKAIRLHNFYVPAGGDEPDRTINAKFGHKLDFLEEMKLLRAEAEAGISSILVGDLNIAPLEHDVWSHKQLLKIVSHTPVETDGLIEVMTKGGWVDLMRQKIPADQKLYTWWSYRAQDWAAADRGRRLDHIWSSADLGPHLSDISVLREARGWERPSDHVPVIAAFDL, encoded by the coding sequence ATGGCACTTTCGATTGCGACCTGGAACATCAATTCCGTGCGACTGAGGATGCCGCTGGTCGAGCACTTCCTGAAGACCCATGCGCCGGACATCCTGTGCCTCCAGGAAACGAAATGCCCGAACGATCTCTTTCCGTCCAAGCCCCTCAGGGCGCTCGGCTATGAGCACATCGTCATCCATGGACAGAAGGGATATCACGGCGTCGCCACCATATCGCGGCTGCCGCTGACGGAACTGGTGGAGCGGCGCGACTATTGCGGCGTGGGTGATGCCAGGCACGTGTCGGTCGTCTTCAATCACGGCGGCAAGGCTATTCGTCTCCACAATTTCTATGTACCGGCCGGCGGCGACGAACCGGACCGGACAATCAATGCGAAATTCGGCCACAAGCTCGATTTCCTGGAGGAAATGAAGCTGCTTCGTGCCGAAGCTGAGGCGGGTATCTCGTCAATCCTGGTGGGTGATCTCAACATCGCACCGTTGGAACACGATGTCTGGTCGCACAAGCAACTCCTGAAGATCGTCAGCCATACGCCTGTCGAGACGGATGGCCTCATCGAGGTGATGACGAAGGGAGGATGGGTGGACCTGATGCGCCAGAAGATTCCCGCCGACCAGAAACTTTACACCTGGTGGAGCTATCGCGCGCAGGATTGGGCGGCGGCGGATCGTGGCCGTCGCCTCGATCACATCTGGTCGTCGGCGGATCTTGGACCACACCTGTCGGACATCTCGGTTCTTCGGGAGGCGAGGGGCTGGGAGCGGCCGTCCGACCACGTGCCGGTCATCGCCGCGTTCGATCTCTGA
- a CDS encoding DNA translocase FtsK → MGRSTSAMLDNRSERFVLSTFVWRQIQALAGFGLFLALALAIAALSTWNVSDPSLSYASDGDPTNILGYSGAIFADLFMQFFGLGCVLALLPAVSWGLILIKGKRFDHIPKRAAAWLGGAILSAAALSCVPAPPTWPLPNGLGGVFGDMILRLPALFTGAYPTGTLASVLGAIIAVPACWLLIYSAGLIGVDPVEEEDDVPAVQPESRARTIAGPDEEEDGEGPLMVVAGALTHVWYTGQARMRRLFGFSGRRSRAVEQPYDFNDDEFGTLNEPTRAKAARAPGERLEPSMDASERRRIVPPSIAAEDDDIPFDMDDDLQRPDGILPDDDDVASDWAPRPAPARATAAGGRRVATPAPRPKVGQRMEREAQASFAGPDGFQLPPLHLLAEPKSVARDATLSADALEQNARMLEGVLEDFGVKGEIIHVRPGPVVTLYELEPAPGIKSSRVIGLADDIARSMSAIAARVAVVPGRNAIGIELPNMGRETVYLRELIASRDFEGSKAKLAMALGKTIGGEPVISDIAKMPHLLVAGTTGSGKSVAINTMILSLLYRLRPEQCRLIMIDPKMLELSVYDGIPHLLSPVVTDPKKAVVALKWTVREMEERYKKMSKIGVRNIDGFNSRVEQALAKGEAITRTVQTGFDRQTGEAVYETEEFDLQPMPYIVVIIDEMADLMMVAGKDIEGAVQRLAQMARAAGIHVIMATQRPSVDVITGTIKANFPTRISFQVTSKIDSRTILGEQGAEQLLGMGDMLYMAGGGRIQRVHGPFVSDHEVEAVVAHLKAQGVPQYLDAITEDDDDDDGGGGPAGTSNLEDSDDPYDQAVAVVLRDGKASTSYIQRRLGIGYNRAASLIERMEQEGLIGPANHAGKREILVPTESEITER, encoded by the coding sequence ATGGGCAGAAGTACTTCGGCAATGTTGGACAACCGATCAGAACGATTCGTCCTGTCAACCTTCGTGTGGCGGCAGATCCAGGCGCTCGCGGGCTTCGGCCTGTTTCTTGCGCTGGCGCTCGCAATTGCCGCCCTTTCGACATGGAACGTATCCGACCCCAGCCTCTCCTACGCTTCGGATGGAGATCCCACGAACATCCTGGGTTATTCCGGCGCGATCTTCGCCGACCTGTTCATGCAGTTCTTCGGACTTGGGTGCGTGCTCGCCCTGCTGCCGGCGGTGTCCTGGGGCCTCATCCTCATCAAGGGTAAGCGTTTCGACCACATACCGAAGCGGGCCGCCGCCTGGCTCGGCGGCGCCATTCTTTCTGCGGCCGCGCTGAGCTGCGTACCAGCTCCCCCGACCTGGCCGCTGCCCAATGGCCTTGGCGGCGTCTTCGGAGACATGATCCTGCGCCTTCCGGCGCTCTTTACCGGCGCCTACCCGACCGGAACGCTTGCGAGCGTGCTTGGGGCCATCATAGCCGTGCCGGCCTGCTGGCTGCTGATCTACAGCGCCGGGCTCATCGGCGTCGATCCCGTCGAGGAAGAAGATGACGTGCCTGCAGTCCAGCCGGAGAGCAGGGCGCGCACCATCGCCGGGCCTGACGAGGAGGAAGATGGCGAGGGTCCGCTCATGGTGGTTGCCGGCGCCCTGACACACGTCTGGTACACGGGGCAGGCGCGGATGCGACGCCTGTTCGGCTTCTCCGGGCGCCGTTCTCGCGCGGTCGAGCAACCATACGACTTCAATGACGACGAGTTCGGCACGCTGAACGAGCCAACCCGTGCAAAGGCTGCAAGAGCGCCAGGAGAACGGCTGGAACCGTCCATGGACGCTTCCGAGCGCCGAAGGATCGTGCCGCCCTCCATCGCCGCCGAAGACGACGACATACCTTTCGACATGGACGACGATCTGCAGCGCCCCGACGGCATCCTTCCGGATGACGACGATGTTGCCTCCGATTGGGCGCCGCGCCCGGCACCGGCGCGTGCGACCGCTGCCGGCGGCCGCCGTGTCGCCACCCCTGCGCCCAGGCCGAAGGTCGGTCAGCGGATGGAACGGGAGGCGCAGGCCTCCTTCGCGGGACCTGACGGGTTCCAGCTGCCGCCGCTCCATCTGCTCGCCGAGCCCAAGAGCGTTGCACGGGATGCGACCCTTTCCGCCGATGCGCTCGAGCAGAACGCCCGCATGCTTGAGGGCGTTCTCGAGGATTTCGGGGTCAAGGGCGAGATCATTCATGTCCGTCCCGGCCCGGTGGTTACCTTGTACGAGCTCGAACCTGCGCCCGGGATCAAGTCATCGCGGGTCATCGGGCTTGCAGACGACATCGCCCGTTCGATGAGCGCGATTGCTGCGCGCGTCGCCGTGGTTCCCGGCCGCAATGCGATCGGCATCGAATTGCCGAACATGGGCCGCGAGACAGTCTATCTGCGCGAGCTGATCGCCAGCCGCGATTTCGAGGGCAGCAAGGCCAAGCTCGCAATGGCGCTCGGAAAAACGATCGGCGGCGAGCCGGTCATTTCCGACATCGCCAAGATGCCACACCTGCTCGTTGCCGGTACGACCGGTTCGGGCAAGTCGGTCGCGATCAACACCATGATCCTTTCGCTGCTCTACCGTCTGCGGCCCGAGCAATGCCGGTTGATCATGATCGATCCGAAGATGCTCGAGCTCTCCGTCTATGACGGGATTCCCCATCTCCTGTCGCCTGTCGTCACCGATCCGAAGAAGGCGGTGGTCGCGCTCAAGTGGACGGTGCGCGAGATGGAGGAGCGCTACAAGAAAATGTCGAAGATCGGTGTCCGCAACATCGACGGCTTCAACAGCCGCGTGGAGCAGGCACTTGCCAAGGGTGAGGCGATCACGCGCACCGTTCAGACCGGCTTCGACCGCCAGACCGGCGAGGCAGTCTACGAGACGGAGGAATTCGATCTCCAGCCGATGCCCTACATCGTCGTCATCATTGACGAAATGGCGGATCTGATGATGGTGGCGGGCAAGGACATCGAAGGCGCCGTCCAGCGGCTGGCGCAGATGGCGCGCGCTGCCGGTATCCATGTGATCATGGCGACGCAGCGCCCGTCCGTCGACGTCATTACCGGCACGATCAAGGCAAATTTCCCGACGCGCATTTCTTTCCAGGTGACGTCCAAGATCGACAGCCGCACCATTCTGGGCGAGCAGGGAGCCGAACAGCTCCTCGGAATGGGCGACATGCTCTACATGGCCGGCGGCGGACGCATACAGCGTGTCCACGGGCCTTTCGTGTCCGACCATGAAGTGGAGGCTGTGGTTGCCCACCTGAAAGCCCAGGGTGTCCCGCAGTATCTTGATGCCATCACCGAGGACGACGATGACGACGACGGCGGCGGCGGGCCGGCGGGAACCTCCAATCTGGAGGATTCCGACGACCCCTACGATCAGGCCGTCGCTGTCGTACTGCGCGACGGAAAGGCATCCACATCCTACATTCAGCGGCGCCTCGGGATCGGGTATAATCGAGCGGCTTCGCTGATCGAACGGATGGAGCAGGAAGGGCTGATCGGCCCCGCAAACCACGCCGGCAAGCGGGAAATCCTGGTTCCGACCGAATCGGAAATCACCGAACGCTGA
- a CDS encoding L,D-transpeptidase family protein, with protein MRPIVVRRAVGAKHRAILHYGEFRAEAAIGRNGTTAFKGEGDGATPIATMKLLYGFVRGDRMRSLPTALPLRRTRSDMLWCDQSGHPAYNRLVKSPFKASAEDMMRKDDLYDICLVLDWNITSRRRERGSAIFLHLIRPGYEPTAGCVALELSDLRRLLRYLRVGTPLKVI; from the coding sequence ATGCGGCCGATCGTGGTGCGGCGGGCGGTCGGTGCGAAGCATCGTGCAATCCTCCATTACGGCGAGTTCCGTGCCGAAGCCGCGATCGGGCGGAATGGGACGACCGCGTTCAAGGGTGAAGGAGACGGCGCCACCCCGATTGCAACGATGAAGCTGCTCTACGGCTTTGTGCGGGGTGACAGGATGCGTTCACTCCCGACCGCTCTGCCGCTCAGACGAACCCGCTCGGATATGCTCTGGTGCGATCAGTCCGGCCACCCTGCCTACAATCGGCTGGTGAAATCGCCTTTCAAGGCGAGCGCCGAGGACATGATGCGCAAGGATGATCTTTACGACATCTGCCTGGTACTCGACTGGAACATTACCTCCCGCCGGCGTGAGCGTGGATCAGCCATCTTCCTTCACCTCATTCGTCCCGGCTACGAGCCAACAGCGGGCTGCGTCGCGCTGGAGCTTTCGGATCTGAGAAGGCTCCTGCGATATCTCCGCGTTGGAACACCGCTCAAAGTAATCTGA
- a CDS encoding histidine phosphatase family protein, translating to MPEQKKAKASKGPHRLILLRHAKSAWPDGVEDHDRPLALRGQKAARAMGAYMTRSNIVPDLVLVSTSRRTQETWDLVARELDNIHEVRRSVSKLYAAGADQLLSIVREIEPSYNTVMLIAHNPGLQDLAVRLVGECDPEVFERLREKFPTGALAIMEFEIRSWEEISPASGRLVQFTTPKSLARA from the coding sequence TTGCCAGAGCAGAAGAAGGCGAAAGCCTCCAAGGGCCCGCATCGCCTGATCCTCCTGCGCCATGCGAAGTCCGCCTGGCCTGACGGCGTTGAAGATCACGACCGCCCCCTCGCCCTTCGCGGTCAGAAGGCTGCACGCGCGATGGGTGCCTATATGACGCGCAGCAATATCGTTCCCGATCTCGTCCTCGTTTCCACATCGCGCAGGACACAAGAGACCTGGGATCTCGTTGCCAGGGAGCTGGATAACATCCATGAAGTGAGGCGTAGCGTTTCGAAGCTCTATGCGGCCGGAGCGGATCAGCTTCTTTCGATAGTTCGCGAGATCGAGCCGTCCTATAACACGGTCATGCTGATCGCACACAATCCGGGACTTCAGGACCTCGCCGTCCGCCTGGTCGGCGAGTGCGATCCCGAGGTGTTCGAGCGTTTGCGGGAGAAGTTCCCGACGGGCGCTCTCGCTATCATGGAATTCGAGATCCGCAGCTGGGAGGAAATCTCGCCCGCCTCGGGTCGCCTCGTGCAGTTCACCACGCCGAAATCGCTAGCGCGCGCCTGA
- a CDS encoding response regulator transcription factor, which produces MTSRTILLVDDDNDLRETLVEQLSLYDEFTILQETTAAKGMQAARSNQVDLLIMDVGLPDMDGREAVKLLRKGGFKAPIIMLTGHDTDSDTILGLEAGANDYVTKPFRFAVLLARIRAQLRQHESSEDATFTVGPYTFKPGQKLLTMENGQKIRLTEKEAAIIRYLYRADQRVVTRDVLLEEVWGYNSGVTTHTLETHVYRLRQKIERDPSNAEILVTENGGYKIVP; this is translated from the coding sequence ATGACATCCCGGACCATCCTTCTCGTTGACGACGACAACGACCTGCGGGAGACACTCGTTGAGCAACTCTCTCTCTACGACGAGTTTACGATCCTCCAGGAGACGACGGCAGCCAAGGGGATGCAGGCAGCCCGGAGCAATCAGGTCGATCTGCTGATCATGGACGTTGGCCTGCCCGACATGGATGGTCGCGAGGCGGTGAAGCTTCTGAGGAAAGGCGGCTTCAAGGCGCCGATCATCATGCTGACCGGCCACGACACCGATTCCGACACGATTCTCGGGCTGGAAGCCGGCGCGAACGACTACGTCACCAAGCCCTTCCGTTTCGCTGTCCTCCTGGCGCGCATTCGTGCCCAGCTGCGCCAGCACGAGAGCAGCGAGGACGCGACCTTCACGGTAGGACCATACACGTTCAAGCCCGGCCAGAAGTTGCTGACGATGGAAAACGGCCAGAAGATCCGCCTCACCGAGAAGGAAGCGGCCATCATCCGCTATCTCTATCGCGCCGATCAGCGGGTGGTGACGCGCGACGTGCTCCTCGAGGAAGTTTGGGGCTACAATTCCGGAGTTACGACCCACACGTTGGAGACGCACGTCTACCGCCTCAGGCAAAAGATCGAGCGAGACCCTTCCAATGCGGAGATTCTCGTGACAGAGAACGGCGGCTACAAGATCGTACCCTAA
- a CDS encoding amino acid ABC transporter permease, translating to MASAPASSRQDKGDYPWWLVALAVVAAVLAAVIATNDLYVQVLSTVAKGLWVTIFVTLVGFILATLLGLCIALLGLSERAALRQVARFYTEVIRGVPILVLLFYIAFVGAPAVVAVINFAISPLVSWGVAEPMQVRDVSLMWRAIIALMIGYSAFIGEVFRAGIQSVDKGQVEAAKALGLSRVQRFRLVVFPQAIRVILPPLGNDFVAMVKDSSLVSVLGVADITQMAKVYASGSFRFFETYSIVAYIYLILTIGLSLALRALEKRLRRAYER from the coding sequence ATGGCATCCGCGCCTGCCTCATCCCGGCAAGACAAGGGCGATTATCCCTGGTGGCTGGTTGCCCTTGCCGTTGTTGCCGCCGTTCTGGCCGCAGTCATCGCGACGAACGATCTCTATGTGCAGGTCCTCAGCACCGTCGCAAAGGGTTTGTGGGTAACGATCTTCGTCACGCTGGTCGGCTTCATTCTCGCAACCCTCTTGGGTCTCTGCATAGCCTTGCTCGGACTGTCGGAGCGCGCAGCCTTGCGCCAGGTCGCCCGCTTCTACACGGAAGTCATTCGCGGCGTGCCGATTCTCGTGCTCCTGTTCTACATCGCATTCGTCGGCGCGCCGGCGGTTGTCGCCGTGATCAACTTCGCCATCAGCCCGCTTGTCTCATGGGGTGTCGCCGAGCCGATGCAGGTCAGGGACGTGTCCCTGATGTGGCGCGCCATCATAGCCCTGATGATCGGATATTCCGCGTTTATCGGAGAGGTCTTCCGGGCGGGCATCCAGTCGGTGGACAAGGGGCAGGTCGAGGCTGCCAAGGCGCTCGGCCTCTCGCGGGTGCAGCGGTTCCGACTCGTCGTCTTCCCGCAGGCGATTCGTGTCATTCTTCCACCGCTCGGCAACGACTTTGTCGCAATGGTGAAGGATTCCTCCCTCGTCTCGGTGCTCGGCGTCGCAGACATCACGCAGATGGCGAAGGTCTATGCCTCGGGCTCCTTCCGCTTCTTCGAGACCTACTCGATCGTCGCCTACATCTATCTCATCCTGACGATCGGGCTGTCGCTGGCACTGAGGGCGCTGGAGAAGCGTCTGCGCCGGGCTTATGAGCGGTAG